In the Quercus lobata isolate SW786 chromosome 5, ValleyOak3.0 Primary Assembly, whole genome shotgun sequence genome, one interval contains:
- the LOC115989087 gene encoding 3-deoxy-manno-octulosonate cytidylyltransferase, mitochondrial-like encodes MSPTSTTSSTTGSWLVQGLLAGAAIVAAAGAYAVISTRRTAKYRSRVVGIIPARFASSRFQGKPLIPILGKPMIQRTWERAKLATTLDKLVVATDDERIAEICLGFGADVIMTSESCQNGTERCNEAIQKLRKKFDIVVNIQGDEPLIEPEIIDGVVKALQAAPDAVFSTAVTSLKPEDASDPNRVKCVVDTHGYAIYFSRGLIPCNKSGKANPHFPYLLHLGIQSYDTQFLKIYPDLPPTTLQLEEDLEQLKVLENGYKMKVIKVDHDAHGVDIPEDVKKIELLMREINLS; translated from the exons ATGAGTCCCACATCGACCACGTCTAGCACCACAGGTTCATGGCTTGTGCAAGGCCTACTCGCCGGGGCAGCCATAGTGGCGGCGGCTGGAGCTTACGCGGTGATATCCACGCGCCGAACCGCAAAGTATCGGAGCCGGGTTGTTGGTATCATACCAGCTCGTTTTGCTTCTTCACGATTTCAAGGGAAACCTCTGATTCCAATCCTCGGAAAGCCCATGATTCAG AGAACATGGGAAAGAGCAAAACTTGCAACCACATTAGACAAACTTG TTGTGGCCACCGATGATGAGAGGATAGCAGAAATCTGTCTGGGATTTGGAGCTGATGTGATAATGACGTCAGAATCTTGCCAAAATG GAACTGAACGCTGCAACGAGGCAATTCAAAAGCTTCGAAAGAAATTTGACATTGTTGTTAACATTCAAGGAGATGAGCCCCTTATAGAGCCTGAGATAATAGATGGGGTTGTCAAAGCTCTGCAG GCAGCTCCAGATGCTGTATTCAGCACTGCAGTTACATCTTTGAAACCTGAAGATGCATCTGATCCAAATCGAGTGAAATGTGTGGTGGACACTCATGGATATGCAATCTATTTTTCAAGGGGTCTGATCCCGTGTAACAA GTCAGGGAAGGCCAATCCACACTTTCCATATTTGCTTCATCTTGGTATCCAG AGCTATGATACACAGTTTTTAAAGATATATCCAGATCTTCCACCTACTACATTGCAGCTAGAAGAAGATTTAGAGCAGCTTAAAGTCCTTGAGAATGGCTATAAGATGAAG GTGATCAAGGTTGACCATGATGCTCATGGTGTCGACATTCCAGAAGATGTCAAGAAGATAGAATTGTTGATGCGGGAAATAAATTTGTCTTAG
- the LOC115988810 gene encoding pentatricopeptide repeat-containing protein At2g33760 has product MEAKQLQSEEQLYPLHREPQSQSHSPAYQALLRAGPRVRPLQQVHAQIIVLGKYRNLAIITKLLTLACAAGSISYTRCLFLTVPNPDSFLFNSLIKGSSKFAFSNDAIFFYRRMLLANISPSNYTFTSVIKACADLSASRLGRGIHSHVLVCGYGSDSFVQAALVTFYAKTGDLEFARKLFDKMPERTVVAWNSMISGYEQNGFSKEAIGLFYQMREWGIKPDSTTFVSVLSACAQLGAIGLGCWVHDFVISNGFDVNVVLGTSFINMFSRCGNVTKAREVFDLMSEWNVIAWTAMISGYGMHGYGKEAMELFGKMRIHGPRPNNVTFVAVLSACAHAGLIQEGRCAFGSMRKEFGLVPGVEHHVCMVDMFGRAGLLNDAHAFIKELNPRELTPAIWTAMLGACKMHKNFDLGVEVAEHLLAVEPENPGHYVLLSNIYAVTGKMDRVELVRNLMIRRGLKKQVGYSTIEVDQKTYLFSMGDKSHPETNEVYRYLDKLMSRCREAGYVPAPESVMHELEEEEREYALRYHSEKLAIAFGLLKTSSGVAIRIVKNLRMCEDCHSAIKYISIVSNREIIIRDKLRFHHFNDGSCSCLDYW; this is encoded by the coding sequence ATGGAGGCCAAACAACTCCAATCAGAGGAACAACTTTACCCTCTACACAGAGAGCCGCAATCACAATCACACTCTCCAGCCTACCAAGCTCTTCTCAGAGCAGGTCCACGTGTCAGGCCCCTCCAACAAGTCCACGCTCAAATCATCGTCTTAGGCAAGTACCGAAATCTAGCCATTATCACCAAGCTCCTCACGCTAGCTTGTGCCGCTGGCTCAATATCCTACACCCGCTGTCTCTTCCTCACTGTTCCAAACCCAGACTCTTTTCTCTTCAACTCTCTCATCAAAGGCTCCTCCAAATTCGCCTTCTCAAACGACGCCATCTTCTTCTACCGCCGGATGCTCCTTGCGAATATTTCGCCTTCGAATTATACTTTCACGTCCGTGATCAAAGCGTGTGCCGATCTTTCTGCTTCCAGACTGGGTAGAGGGATTCATTCCCATGTTTTGGTTTGTGGGTATGGCTCGGATTCGTTTGTTCAGGCTGCACTTGTTACATTCTATGCAAAGACTGGTGATTTGGAATTTGCCCGGaaattgtttgataaaatgccggAAAGAACGGTTGTGGCATGGAATTCGATGATTTCGGGGTACGAGCAAAATGGGTTTTCAAAGGAAGCGATTGGGTTGTTTTATCAGATGCGGGAGTGGGGCATTAAGCCCGACTCGACAACGTTTGTGAGTGTATTGTCGGCTTGTGCTCAGCTGGGGGCAATTGGTTTGGGTTGTTGGGTACATGATTTTGTTATTAGTAATGGTTTTGATGTCAACGTGGTTCTTGGTACTTCTTTCATTAATATGTTTTCTAGATGTGGGAATGTGACCAAAGCTCGAGAAGTTTTTGATTTGATGAGTGAATGGAATGTTATTGCTTGGACAGCTATGATTTCGGGGTATGGAATGCATGGTTATGGTAAAGAAGCAATGGAGCTCTTTGGAAAAATGAGAATTCACGGTCCACGTCCTAATAATGTCACATTTGTCGCTGTCCTGTCAGCATGTGCTCATGCAGGACTTATTCAGGAAGGGCGCTGCGCCTTTGGATCTATGAGGAAAGAGTTTGGTTTGGTGCCTGGAGTGGAACATCATGTTTGCATGGTTGATATGTTTGGGCGTGCTGGGCTTCTCAATGATGCCCATGCATTTATCAAAGAATTGAATCCTAGGGAGCTAACTCCAGCAATTTGGACTGCAATGCTTGGGGCTTGCAAGATGCATAAGAATTTTGATCTTGGAGTGGAAGTTGCTGAGCATCTCTTAGCTGTAGAACCAGAAAATCCAGGTCATTATGTTTTGCTTTCAAATATATATGCAGTGACTGGTAAGATGGATCGAGTGGAGTTGGTTAGAAACCTGATGATCCGAAGAGGCCTAAAGAAGCAAGTTGGCTATAGCACAATAGAGGTTGACCAGAAGACTTATTTGTTTAGCATGGGTGACAAGTCCCACCCCGAGACAAATGAAGTTTATCGGTATTTAGACAAATTGATGTCGCGGTGTAGAGAAGCAGGATATGTACCTGCACCTGAGTCGGTGATGCATGAGTTGGAAGAAGAGGAGAGGGAATATGCTCTTAGATACCATAGTGAGAAGCTTGCAATAGCGTTTGGGTTATTGAAAACCAGCAGCGGTGTAGCCATCAGGATTGTGAAAAACCTTAGAATGTGTGAGGATTGTCATTCAGCAATTAAGTACATCTCAATTGTTTCTAACAGAGAAATTATCATCCGGGATAAGCTTCGTTTCCATCACTTTAATGATGGTTCATGTTCTTGTCTCGATTACTGGTGA